The Thermoanaerobaculia bacterium sequence TCGGGCGTCCACCCGCGTCTGGCGTCGGAGACGACCCTTCTCGAGGGCAATCCTTTCCTCTGGTACAAGGCCTACCAGCGCGCGGGGAGGTTCACGACGGCCGAGCTCGTTCGCGCGCTACGGCGCTGCGCGGATGCCGATGCGTCGACCAAGGACTCGGCGTCCCTCGAGGACACGATCGCGCTGCTCGTCGCGGAGATCGTCTGAGAAAAAAGTCGCGAGTCGCGAGTCGGGGGATCCCCTTTGCCGTTCCGCTTTGTCGAGACAACCCTCGACCTTTGACTTTCGCCTTTCGACTCTCAGTTTTCGCTCTTCGACTTTCGACTTTCGACTTGTGACTCTCGGACTCGCGACTCATGACTTCCCGACTCGTACTCCCGACTCGTGACTCGAAGAAGGTAGACTTTCGCCGATGATTCACCGGGAACCGCGGTGGTGGGAGCGCGAGAACGTCGCGGCGTTCCTTCTTTTCCTGCTGCTCGTGGCGATTGCGATCTTCGTGCGCGGCCGGCCGGTCCCCTTCATCTATCAGGGGTTCTGACGTGTCGCCGGGCAGCGCGGCGCTGGCCGTCTCCGCGGCGGCGATCGTCGCCGTCCTCGCGGCCCGGTCCGCGCGGACGCGCCGATCGGTGCTGCTCGCGGCGTCCGTGCCGATCGGCGTCCTGCTCGGGCTTCGCTACGCAACGGCCCGGCGCCTCTCGGCGCTCCTCTTCCTGCCGTCGATCCTGCTCTCCTATCTCGTCTGGCGGGCCGTCACGGCACGGGACCGCCGGTCCGCCCGCTGCTCGGCCGCCGTCGCCCTCCTCGTCGCGCTCTTCGTCCTCTGGAAGGCGGTTTCGCTCCAGTCCGCCGTGTACCGCGCGCTTCACCTGCCGCAGCGGTACCTCCTGGCGGGAGCCTGGCTCGGCGGTTCGTACATCCTGTTCCGCCTGATCCACGTCGCGATCGAGGCGAGGAAGCCGGGCTTCCCGGAGCTCGCGTTCCCCGACTTCGCGCTCTACGTCCTGTTCCCCGCGACGCTCATCGCCGGACCGATCGCCCGCCTGCCGGACTTCTCGAAGAACTTCGCGTACGCGCGGCCGCGCTTCGCGGAGGGGGCGGAAGGCCTTCGCCGGATCGCGGTCGGGATCTTCAAGAAGTTCGTTGTCGCGGACTTCATCGCGATCCTGCCGATCGACTTCGCCCACGCCGGCCTCTCGACACCGCGGATGTGGACGTCGGTCTACCTCTTCGGCTTCCAGCTCTTCTTCGACTTCGCGGGCTACTCCGACATCGCGATCGGGGCCGCGGCGCTCGCCGGGTTCTCCGTCCCGGAGAACTTCCACTCGCCGTTCCTGAAGGCCAACATCACGAAATTCTGGCAGTCCTGGCACGCGACACTCTCCGGCTGGATGCGCGACTACGTGTTCTTCCCGCTCGGCCGGCTCCTGCGCAAGCGCGCGCCCCGTCTGCCCGGATCGGCCGCGGCGCTCGCGTGCCAGACCGCGACGATGGTCGCGATCGGCCTCTGGCACGGGCTCTTCGCCGGCTACGCCGTGTGGGGAGTCTGGCACGGCCTCGGGCTCTTCGCGCACCGGCAATGGAGCCGCGCGCGCGCCGGGCGCGAGCCGGCGCGATGGGAACCGCTCCGCCGCGCGGGAGCGACGTTCGTGACGTTTCAGTTCGTGATGATCAGCTTCGTGTTCTTCTACGGAACAAGCCTGGCGGAATCGGTCGCTGTGTTCTGGAAGCTCGCGGGTCGGTAAGTTTCGGCGCGGCGATGCATCGACCCGGGCGGGCGCGTGCGACCGTCGCGGGAGCTGGCTCGGGGGACGGGAGCGCGTGCCGGCGGCGCAGCTCGTCGAACGAGCGACTCGACCGCGACGCCGCCGCCCCCTCGCCGACGCTCCCGCTCCCGCGGCGCAAGTCGTCTCGCCGAGCGATTGCGCGAGACTTCGTCGCGCCGCGAAGGGCCCGATCGGCATGTTTGTCATCGGCTCTGTTCGATAACGAGGCGCGGCCAGACATGCCGGAAGGCGGGTTCGGCGGGACCGGCCGGCGGGCGCGGCGTACCGGGGCGTACGTTAAGACCGCCGGTGGTCCCGCCGAACCCGTATGGCCTTCACACTGGCGTGCTCGGCGATCCGACGCGTTCGGCGCTGATGCGCCGGCCGCTGGATATCCGGCGCGTATGGTCCGCGCCTGCCTAATTCAGGCGGCTTGGGCCAGGAGGTCGAGGGCTTCTTCCCACTGCCGGCGCGCTTCCCTGAGGCGCCGTTGCGACCGCTGCCGGGTCGTGCGCCACGCGGAACGGCGCCCCGCCGCGCGCTCGCTCAGATGCTGCCGCCAGAGCTCGAAGGCGTGCTCGATCGTCTCGCGCGCGATCCCGATCCGTCTGCGCACCTCGTCGCCGATCGACGAAGGAACGCTCTCGAGGCGGCGCTCGACGCGCTTGACGGCGGCATGAAGACGGGCGCCTTCGATCATGGGGGCGGCGGTGGTCCGAAGGTCGGACGCGAGTCCGACGGCCTTGAGGCCCCGGATCATCCATTTCGCCGGGTCCCAGTGGTACCAGCGGACGCCGTTGCGGAAATCGGCGGGAAAGCGGTGATGGAAGCTGTGGTAGCCCTCGCCGAACGTGGCGAGCGCGAGCACCCAGTTGTCGCGCGCCGAGACGCGAGCGTTGAAGGTGCGTTTCCCCATGTAATGCGCGAGAGAGTTCACGAAGAAGGTCGTGTGGTGCGTGATCACGACGCGGAGGAATCCGCCCCAGAGGAGTCCCGCGAGCGGGTGCCCGTAGAGCGCGCCGACGCCGGTCGGAATGACGATGACCCCGAGCAGGAGGATCCACCGGTACCAGCGGTGCTGCCACGCGACGACCGGATTCTTCTCGAGGTCGGGGACGTTCGCGAACGTCTTCGGCTCCGCCGGCTTGTAGAAGACCCACAGGAAGTGCGCCCACCAGAACCCGCGCTGGATGTTGTACGGGTCCCAGTCCTTGTCGACGTACTGGTGATGGATGCGATGGTCCGACGACCAGCAGAGGATCGAATTCTGCGCCGCCATCGCCCCGAAGAAGGCGTAGACCGCCTGGACCGCGGGAGAGCACTCGTAGCTCTTGTGCGAGAAGAATCGGTGATAGCCCGCGCAGATCGAAAGGCCGATCAGCGTGAAGAGGCCGAGGCAGAGCCAGAGCATCCACGGCTCGAAACCGGTCTTCCACGTGTACCACGCCGTCACGGGGATCCCGAGGATCGGCGTCAGCATCAGGAATGTGATGTTGATCCAGTCTTTTTTTCGCGGCATCGCCGCCGGCGCCGTCGTCATCTCGTTCCTCCATTTGCGCCGGGGCGCGAATCGATGTCGCTATCTTATACTGCGGGCGGCTCCGCCTACAGGAGAAAAGGATGCACCGCCTCGAAAAATTCCGATTCCTCCCGTCGATCCTGATCGCTCTGGTCCTTTCGGCGCCGGCGCTGCACGCGGCCGTTCCGGGAGAGCAGCCCGGCGACAACGCGGTCCTGCTCTGGAACGAAGCGCTCCTGCAGGCGATTCGCGACGTCAAGCCGGGGCCGACCGTCGTGGCGCGGGCGATCGCCGTCGTCCACACGTGCATGTTCGACGCCTGGTCGGCCTACGACTCGACGGCGGTGCCGACGCGGCCGCATTTGCGCTGGCGCCGCCCGGAGGCGGAGCGCACCCCCGAAGAGAAGGCGGAAGCCGCCAGCTTCGCCGCGTGGCTCGCCTTGAGGGACCTCTTCCCCTCGGACGATTCTCTCTTCGACTCCCTGATGGCGGAGCAGGGATACCCGGCCGTGGTCCCCCTTCCCGGCCGCTCGACGCCGGCGGCTGTGGGTGCCGCCGCCGCGTCCGCCGTTCTGGAGTTCCGGCATCACGACGGATCGAACCAGCTCGGCGATCTCGCTCCGGGCGCGTACGCCGACTCCACCGGCTACATGCCGGTGAACCCGCCCGAGCCCGCGGCCGTGGTCGATCCGAACCACTGGCAGCCGCTCGAGGTCTCCGACGGCGCGGGCGGGTTCGTCATCCAGAAGTACACGACGCCGCAGTGGGGGCTCGTGACGCCCTTCGCGCTCGAGAGCGGAGACGAGCTCCGCCCCGGACCGCCGGCGCAGTACGAATCGGCGAAATACGTCGAGCAGGCCCAGGAGCTGATCGACATCTCCGCGAACCTGACCGACGAGCAGAAGGCGACGGCCGAGTACTTCGCCGACGGGCCTTCCTCGGAGTTCCCCCCGGGGCACTGGTGTCTCTTCGCCGGGCTCGTCTCGCGGCGCGACGCCCATTCGCTGGATCAGGACGTGAAGATGTTCTTCGCGCTCGGCAACGCTCTGCTCGACTCGTCGATCACGGCCTGGGACGCCAAGCTCGCCGACGATTCGGTGCGGCCGGTGACCGCGATTCACTACCTGGCGAGCCGCGGAGAGATCGGCGACGCCGACGGGAACATCGTGGCGTGGGGGGGGCCGTGCGCGGGCACCCAGACGATTCCGGCCTCCCTCTGGCGCCCCTACCAGCTCGCGACGGTCGTCACGCCTCCCTTCCCCGAGTACTTCTCGGGCCACAGCGTCTTCTCGGCCGCGGCTGCCGAGGTGCTCCGTTCGTTCACGGGAAGCGACGCGCTCGGGGCGTCGGTGACGATTCCGAAGGACAGCTTCCGCGGTGAGCCGGGATGCGGCCCGGCCCAGGACGTGACACTGACGTTTCCGACGTTCTCGGACGCGGCCGACGCCGCGGGGATGTCGCGCCGCTGGGGAGGCATCCATTTCAAGGACGGGGATCTGACCGGCCGCGTCACGGGGCGGCTCGTCGGCGCCAGGGTCTGGGCAATGGCTCAGACGTTCTTCGACGGGACGGCCGGCGGGGCCCGGATCGCGCCGGTGCACGCGTCGGAGCCGGTCGCGGTGCATCCGCGCCCGTGACGCCGGACGTCCTCCCGGCGCTTCGGGAGTTCCTCGACGAGAACTGGGGCCGCGCGCTGCGCCGTTCGCTTTCGCCGACCGAGCCGCTCGTCTCCTCCGGCATCATCGACTCCTTCGGCCTCGTCGACCTGTCGCTGTTCGTGGAAGAGCGCTTCGGCGTCCGCGTCGACGCGTCCGACGTGGGGCAGGGGCGCGCCGACACCGCCGTCCAGATCGCGCAGGTGATCGAGGCGCGACGGCGATGACGACGATCCTCGGGCGGGTCCTCGACATCGCCGGGCGGGATCCCGACCGTCTGTTCGCCCACGTCTGGGACGCGCGGCGGGAGGTCGAGCCGGTCACGTACGGGTCCTACGTCCGGCTCGCCGCGGGCGTGGCGGAGCGGCTCCGGCGGGAAGGGTTGGCCCCCGGCGAGGTCGCCGTGATCATCCTGAAATCGGGCTCCCTCCTCATGGCGGCCTGGCTCGCGCCGCAGCTCCTCGGTGCGATACCGACGATCTTTCCCTGGCCGACGGAGAAGCTCGACCGCGGGTACTACGCGCGGACCGTCGCTTCGCTCCTGAAGATCTCGGGCGCGGCGGTCCTGATGACGAGCCGCGACCTCGTCGACACCGTCGCTCCGCTCGCGGCGGAGGCTCCGGCCCTCCGGTGCATCCTCGCGCTCGACGACGCGCGCCCGGCGGAGTCGCTGCCGGAAATTCCCCGCGCGCTCCGGGAGGACGCAGAGGCGATCGCGATCCTCCAGCATTCCTCCGGCTCGACCGGTCTGCAGAAGGGGGTGGCGCTCTCTTCGCGGGCGGTGATGAACCAGATCGAGAACTACGGCAAGGTCATGCGCGCCCGCCCGGACGACCGCATCGCGAACTGGCTGCCGCTCTACCACGACGGAGGGCTCGTCCCCGGCTTCCTCCAGCCGCTGCTGCGCGGCGTCCCGCTGTCGATCCTCTCGCCGATCGACTGGGTCCACGACCCCGTGCTGCTCCTCGAGGCGATCACCCGCGACCGCGTCACTCACTGCTGGCAGCCGAACTTCGCCTACAACTTCCTCGCCACGAAGATCCCCGATTCGAAGCTCGAAGGCATCGACCTCTCTTCCGTCCGCGTGCTCGTCAACATGGCCGAGCCCGTGCGACTCTCGAGCCACGAGCTCTTCCTGCGCCGCTTCGGGCCCTACGGGATCCGCCCGCTGGCGCTCCAGACGCTCTACGGGATGGCGGAGAACACGGCGGCGGCGACGCAGAGCGATCCCTCCCGGCCGGTCACGCTCGACGTCGTCGACCGCGCGGCGCTTTCCGAGGAGCGGCGGGCCCTGCCGCCCCGGCCGGGCGGCGTCGCCCTGTCGATGCTGTCGTCGGGAGCGCCGATCCCGGGCACGGAGATCGTCATCCTCGGCGACGGCTACGAGCGCCTGCCGGAGCGCCGCGTCGGCGAGATCGCCCTCCGGAGCGACTGCATGCTCACCGAATATTTCCACCGGCCCGATCTGACCGCCCGCGCATTCCACGAGGGCTGGTACCTGTCCGGCGATTTCGGGTATCTCGCCGGAGGAGAGCTCTTCGTGACGGGGCGCAAGAAGGACCTGATCATCGTCGCCGGGAAGAACGTCTATCCGCAGGACCTGGAGTTCATCGCCGACGGAATCCCCGGCGTTCACCCCGGGCGCAGCGTCGCGTTCGGCGTCGAGAACGAGCGGACCGGGACGGAAGACGTCGTCGTGCTCGTCGAGCCCGAGCCGGGGGCCGACGAGGCCGCGGTCGCCGAGCGGGTGCGGGCGGCCGTGGCCCACGGGAGCGACGTCGTCGCGCGGGACGTGCGGGTCGTTCCCCCGATGTGGCTCGTCAAGACCTCGAGCGGCAAGATCTCGCGCACGCGCTGCCGGGAGAAATACCTCGACGACAGTGGCAAATGACGA is a genomic window containing:
- a CDS encoding MBOAT family O-acyltransferase, encoding MSPGSAALAVSAAAIVAVLAARSARTRRSVLLAASVPIGVLLGLRYATARRLSALLFLPSILLSYLVWRAVTARDRRSARCSAAVALLVALFVLWKAVSLQSAVYRALHLPQRYLLAGAWLGGSYILFRLIHVAIEARKPGFPELAFPDFALYVLFPATLIAGPIARLPDFSKNFAYARPRFAEGAEGLRRIAVGIFKKFVVADFIAILPIDFAHAGLSTPRMWTSVYLFGFQLFFDFAGYSDIAIGAAALAGFSVPENFHSPFLKANITKFWQSWHATLSGWMRDYVFFPLGRLLRKRAPRLPGSAAALACQTATMVAIGLWHGLFAGYAVWGVWHGLGLFAHRQWSRARAGREPARWEPLRRAGATFVTFQFVMISFVFFYGTSLAESVAVFWKLAGR
- a CDS encoding fatty acid desaturase is translated as MTTAPAAMPRKKDWINITFLMLTPILGIPVTAWYTWKTGFEPWMLWLCLGLFTLIGLSICAGYHRFFSHKSYECSPAVQAVYAFFGAMAAQNSILCWSSDHRIHHQYVDKDWDPYNIQRGFWWAHFLWVFYKPAEPKTFANVPDLEKNPVVAWQHRWYRWILLLGVIVIPTGVGALYGHPLAGLLWGGFLRVVITHHTTFFVNSLAHYMGKRTFNARVSARDNWVLALATFGEGYHSFHHRFPADFRNGVRWYHWDPAKWMIRGLKAVGLASDLRTTAAPMIEGARLHAAVKRVERRLESVPSSIGDEVRRRIGIARETIEHAFELWRQHLSERAAGRRSAWRTTRQRSQRRLREARRQWEEALDLLAQAA
- a CDS encoding vanadium-dependent haloperoxidase; this encodes MHRLEKFRFLPSILIALVLSAPALHAAVPGEQPGDNAVLLWNEALLQAIRDVKPGPTVVARAIAVVHTCMFDAWSAYDSTAVPTRPHLRWRRPEAERTPEEKAEAASFAAWLALRDLFPSDDSLFDSLMAEQGYPAVVPLPGRSTPAAVGAAAASAVLEFRHHDGSNQLGDLAPGAYADSTGYMPVNPPEPAAVVDPNHWQPLEVSDGAGGFVIQKYTTPQWGLVTPFALESGDELRPGPPAQYESAKYVEQAQELIDISANLTDEQKATAEYFADGPSSEFPPGHWCLFAGLVSRRDAHSLDQDVKMFFALGNALLDSSITAWDAKLADDSVRPVTAIHYLASRGEIGDADGNIVAWGGPCAGTQTIPASLWRPYQLATVVTPPFPEYFSGHSVFSAAAAEVLRSFTGSDALGASVTIPKDSFRGEPGCGPAQDVTLTFPTFSDAADAAGMSRRWGGIHFKDGDLTGRVTGRLVGARVWAMAQTFFDGTAGGARIAPVHASEPVAVHPRP
- a CDS encoding phosphopantetheine-binding protein, translating into MTPDVLPALREFLDENWGRALRRSLSPTEPLVSSGIIDSFGLVDLSLFVEERFGVRVDASDVGQGRADTAVQIAQVIEARRR
- a CDS encoding AMP-binding protein, giving the protein MTTILGRVLDIAGRDPDRLFAHVWDARREVEPVTYGSYVRLAAGVAERLRREGLAPGEVAVIILKSGSLLMAAWLAPQLLGAIPTIFPWPTEKLDRGYYARTVASLLKISGAAVLMTSRDLVDTVAPLAAEAPALRCILALDDARPAESLPEIPRALREDAEAIAILQHSSGSTGLQKGVALSSRAVMNQIENYGKVMRARPDDRIANWLPLYHDGGLVPGFLQPLLRGVPLSILSPIDWVHDPVLLLEAITRDRVTHCWQPNFAYNFLATKIPDSKLEGIDLSSVRVLVNMAEPVRLSSHELFLRRFGPYGIRPLALQTLYGMAENTAAATQSDPSRPVTLDVVDRAALSEERRALPPRPGGVALSMLSSGAPIPGTEIVILGDGYERLPERRVGEIALRSDCMLTEYFHRPDLTARAFHEGWYLSGDFGYLAGGELFVTGRKKDLIIVAGKNVYPQDLEFIADGIPGVHPGRSVAFGVENERTGTEDVVVLVEPEPGADEAAVAERVRAAVAHGSDVVARDVRVVPPMWLVKTSSGKISRTRCREKYLDDSGK